The nucleotide window CAGCAACACCATTGCATTTAGGGCCTTGTTCTTGTATTTTACACACACTGCTGTCTTCCACGGTAACAAATTGGAGAAACAACTCACCACTGCTGCACTGAGCCTGCCTCTAATTAAGGGAAGACTGCTCTGCAGAAAAATTGCTGTTCTTCAGcctgcaggaagaaaacaatCACCTGGAATAAAGGCAAGTACACACCCCTTCCCGCAAAAACAAGTTCTCTCAGGTTAACGCCTCATCTTCCTCCCATGCCTTCCATTAATTCCAACATGACTAAAAACTGTTTCAAGGAGAAAGCGGGAAACTGTTCCCTGGAATTAGGTAACAGTTATTTACTTCCAGCTCCGAGCAGGCCCTTTGCCGCGGCCAGCATAATAGGTAAGGGAGGCCTAGCAGCCTTAGTCCCGGGGGCGGTGCCCCGGAGCCGGTACCGTGGCGGGCACTCCACGCCGGAGCCGCGCTGGCTCGGGCAGCGCAAACGGGGGCACAGCCAGCGGAGCAGCAGGCGAAGCGAGTGCGCAGAAGCAGCACCGCTCGCAgcggcacagccccggggctcTGTGCCCCGAGCGCTGCCCCGCTGGAAGCCGCCGGCGCCTTTCCCCCTCTCCGCGTCCCCTCCCGGCCTCGCACGAACAGGCACCAGCGAACGCCGCGGCAGCACCACCGCCTCCCCGGCGCGCGGCCCTGACGTCACGTCCCCGCGACGCCAGAGCGGCGCCCGCGCCGCTCTGCCGGCAAatgcggggcgggggcggggcctggggcggcgggggcggggccatCGGAGCGCGCTGCCCGCCGACGTCAAGCGGCGGCTGCGCGCGCGCAGGGCGGTTTGGCGCGCGGCGCGCGCGTGCCCGCCGCGGGAGGCGGGAATTGTGCCGCGCTTCTCTGATCCGTTCCCGGGGCGGctgcggcggggcggggcgtCACGGCGGATACGCGTGGTATGCATGTCAGAACATTATAGATGAGAAACTAAagcaaaaaatacagaaaggattAAAAAAGCAAGTGTACTGTATTGGCGTGGCAGCGGCTGGGAATGACTGCCCCGGCACTGTGACTCCGGGCCATCGGCAGACGGGCGCtttgtgcagagccagggtgTTAAAGGGCTGCTTTATCTTACCGGCAGAAACTGATGAGGGCCCTGCAAaatccttcctccctccctgcctccctccctccctccctccttcattcatctctcattttctctttccttttccactCTGCCCCTTAATCCAAAACCCACTGCCGTCTGCTTACGAACTAGGTCGGGGTACTCTAAACACACCCATTTTTAGCCCTTGTGTCATTTACTGATAAACCTTGGAAAGCTTCGGTGGACCCGCAGACTTCCGTCGCCCCTGTTGACCAGTGTCACTAAGGTCTCACGGCTGCTCCCATCCCCCGAAGGGTGGGACGGACCCGCTATTCCCGGGAGGATCGAGAGCGCGCGCGGGCCGCAACACGCGCCCTTCgtgctgccgccgccgcggTGCGCCAGCCCGCCAGGGGGCGCTGCCCCACCCGCCGGCCGCACGCGGGGAAGCGGGGCCGCTCCCCAGCTGTTGTGCCGCGTAGCACGTGGGGCGCGGAGCCGGAACGAGCCGAGCTGGGCCGGAGCGAGCCGAGCGGGGCCGTGCCTGACCGGGAGGGGCCGAGGTGAGACGAGCCGAACCAGACCGAGCGGGCCTGAAAGGATCCGAGCGGAGCTGCCGCTATGCCCAAGGCGCGGGCCGGGAAGCGGCCGGAGCGCCGGGAGGGCCGCGCCGGCGGTGAGTATGGACCGCAGCGGGAGGGCGGGCAGGATCCCGGGACCCGAGGTCGGGCCGGCGCTCGCACTCGAGCCGGGGCTGGCGGAGTGCCGGCGGATCGCGGCTGCCCACGGTAACACACCGGTCTCTCCCCTAGGCATCCTCTTCAACACCGGGGCCGGGCAGCACATCCTGAAGAACCCCCTCGTGGTGAACAGCATCATCGACAAGGTGGGAGCGGCGGCCGGCGGGACGGGCCGGGACAGCGCGGCCCTCCGCCCCGGCTGCGGCGGGACCTGCCGCTGCCGTCGTGTCGTGCCGCCTGTCGGAGTGCCCGGTGGCCTTTGCGTTTGCTTTTCTCTTAACGTGGTTGCTCGCCGGTTGTTCACGGGTGGCCAGCGATGCGGCATAAACCAGCGCCCGGACATTCTCGTTCTCCCCCTTTCCCACTCGTTCCTTTCTAAACGACTCTCACGCTCCCTTGAATACCCAGTTCAACTTTTTACTGTGTCAAAAGCGCTTACTTTCATTCTAAACTCAAATGATTGCACGGAATTGGTGCTGTGGAAGCACTCAAAATGCTGTTTGTCCTTAGGCTGCCCTGCGCCGCACGGATGTCATTCTGGAAGTGGGCCCGGGAACTGGAAACCTGACAGTAAAGATGCTGgagaaagtaaaaaaagtaaatgcaaaTTCTCTCACATACACTCCCTTTCCCAAGCTCTGACTATCTTGTGGCTTAGACTATGGCAAACAGAAGGGTCTTCATAGGTGTGATGAACATAAGTAGAATTACTCCATTGATACTTTTCTTAACATATGAATAATCCCAATTGGTTTTTTAGCTGATCGCATAAATTTTGTGTGGTTTTATCAAAATACATTGCTGTTATCCATTTATGTGGTAAAGCTTGCTTGGGAGAGGGTGGAAGGTGCATAGCCTAATAGGGATTTTGAAAGGATTCTTTAAACCCACAGCAACAGATACGCGGTTGGGATTTTTATGATTAAATTCTAGTTAGGAGATGCATGGGGTTGCAAATATGTACTTTTCTTTTAGGTTATTGCATGTGAAATTGACCCTAGACTTGTTGGTGAGCTTCAGAAGAGAGTCCAGGGCACGTAAGTATCAATTATGGAAACAGGGAGCACCTAAAGTAGTGGAGCTGCTTTGGTACAAATTTTGGCAACAGTGCTTATCTGAGGACAACCACAATGTATCTTTTCCCCCAGGTGTCTAGCAAACAAACTTGAAATCAAGGTTGGAGATATCTTGAAAACAGATTTACCATTCTTTGATGCGTGTGTGGCTAACTTGCCTTACCAGGTATGGGACAAACAGCATAGCATACACCaacattaaaaaatttatttttaaatgctgatttcacagaaattatactaaaattattaattctttttttctcagatttctTCACCTTTTGTGTTCAAGTTATTGCTTCATCGACCTTTTTTCAGGTATGTGGAAGAATAGAGCTCTGTATTACctgggaggaagaaaaatagttttaaaaatattttcaaatccaatattgtttttaatttttccaataTCTTAGTTCCTAAGATACCAGTTTGGTGGATCAGAGCTGCAGTAAAGGTTTTCTGTAATACATAGTCTGACAGTGCTTAGAAATTAAGTTTATGTTGATGTATTGAGCATGAGGAGAAAATTTAAACCTGGCAACAGTGAGTGCCCAGCAATTAAAATAGGAGTTACATCTCCTTAGTATTATAACTAAGTATTATTTCAGGGATAAGCAGGGCATCATAGCATTTCAAATACCTTCCTATCTAAGTTAGGCTGGAAAGGGTATAATCAATGCTAAGTCACTTTCTTGTTGTCTGATCTAAAAATGTAACTGCTCAGTCTGTGTGTCAGACATCAGTATGTCTGCAGCTTTTGAGTTCTTTCAGAGGAACACTGGTAACGTTATCAGTCAATTTTTGGAAAGCTTGGATTTGAAGGACTCAGCAGACAGTTACTCTAAATGATTTATTACAATCAGGCAACTCTGACACTAGACTGATTCTTTGATCCTGATCCATTTAGCAGTATAAATAATCAAATTATGTAATACCTTTAAGGAGACTTGGATAGCTTCACCAAGTTCTGTgatgggttttggttttttttcaacacACTAATCAAGACAGAGTTATTATGAACATTTACTCTTCTAAGTGCTGAGGCAAGTTGTGTGGTTCCCAAGTGTGTTAGTTGGCTTCTGACATAAAAATTGAATACTTAGAATcgattttctcatttctcttaCTCTCAGGTGTGCAATCCTTATGTTTCAAAGGGAGTTTGCACTTCGTTTGGTTGCAAAACCAGGAAGCAAACTGTACTGCAGACTCTCTATTAATACTCAGTTATTGGCTCGAGTGGACCATCTGATGAAGGTACGTCAGTCTGCCTTTAGGTAACTCGGCtgtcaaacacagaaaaagggTGTTGGAAGGGATATGAAGAGGTTGTTGCTTATTCACACAGCTTCTTGACTGCTCTTATCTAACAGGTTGGAAAGAACAACTTCAAGCCTCCTCCCAAAGTCGAATCCAGTGTTGTCAGAATAGAGCCCAAGAACCCACCACCACCTATCAACTTCCAGGTGAGCAGTGTGTGCTCAGCATAACATGTTAGTGataatttcatatttcttcCCACTTATTACTCAGTTCCATGTACTGATTCTAGTAGAAACTACCAGCTATTCATTGGAGTTTCCAAAATGCTTACTTCTCTGTTGATCAGGCTTGTGTTATGACATTAACAGAAAATGCCACCATCATGGGGGCAGCTTTGTGTACAATATCTCTCATAAGACCAAGGTCAGTTGGAGAACTGCTAGTAATAATGTCCTTTTCATCATGGTTTATGTCTCCCAGAGATGTTTCTGGCTGATAATTTTGCAGGTTTTGATCAAAGGCATATATGAGATTTATCTTCAGGCAAGTGTGTGTAATCTCAGAAGACAAATGTTACAGAAGAgtattcttaatttttaaaacacttcaaGACCCTTTCAGCCTTGCCCAAGGTTAGCCAGATTTTCTTCAAGTATCCACCTTCTCCGCACGTAATAGCACCTAGGCATGAAAAAGTACAattcagagggttttgggggtgaAGTATTTTCTCCTCCATTTGTATTGCTTTGTCCAAGATACAactggttttgtgttgtttaGAAGGACATTTCTATGAAGGATATTCCTTTGTGTTCAGTATTGTTCTGAAGTTGTCAGTAGTAACTGTTCTTGTTTGTAGTAGCTGTATGTTACTTTCtaaattctgaaattttcaATTTCAGGAGTGGGATGGTCTGGTAAGGATAGCCTTTGTTAGGAAAAACAAGACACTCTCTGCAGCATTTAAGTAAGTAATTTCTATCAGAGAACCCGTTGACCATTTCTTTCGTGCAAATGCATAGCAGTGTTACATAGAGATAAACGATGGTGGAAGATTTCTACTTATGTCAGaagctttttcttttagaagaagACTaggcagctttttaaaaagaactgtTCTGTGTAATCGTTACAGTTTTTTTATAGTAGACATTAACAACCAATTGAGTGAACAATAGTTACAGTTCAGTTTTCATGCTAAATACGTATTTCTTTCAGATCAAGTGCTGTAGTGCAGTTGCTGGATCATAATTACCGAGTTCATTGTTCCTTACATAATACAGTGAGTTTCTTCTTAATCTCTTCCGTTACTGTGGCCTACATACTGACTTTTATAAGAGTAAAAATTTAACATTGAAAAGCTTAATGTATCAAAGGTTTTCCAAAAGAGTTTGAAGGTGGGAGGAACTTAAATCTTTTCTTAGAGAAAAAGCTAAAAGGGTAATTAAATCATAGTAAAAAAGCTTAAAATCAAGTGTACTATTACAATATtgtccatatatatatatatgtctcaAGGTCTTTTACTAATTTAATAAaacatttgtttgcttttcgATACTGCTGTGATTCTGAACTGAGATACAAAAATTCAGATTCAATAGAATAATACAGTAATTCATAATAAAAAAAGTATAACTTACATTTGTTCACTTGAAACAAGAACTGTTCTAAGAACAAGAAATAATTAGATTATTTAAATGAacctttttctgtgttttgagtagaaaataatttctatccCATTTTTCATTGACAGGAAATCCCTGAAAACTTCAAAATTGCAGAGAAAATACAGACAGTGCTAAAAGATACAGGTTACTCTGAAAAACGAGCCCGTTCAATGGATATAGATGATTTCATTcggtattttttttttttttttctctttatgctTTCCTTTTAAACTTTAAATTCTATCTGCATCTGTAGCTGTGTAGCACAGATTAGTATTGGATTGCACAGGAATAGTAGGGTTTCCCTCTTATTACCAGACACTTCTTGCTTCCAGTCCTGAACATGAGCAAACACTTAAGGCCTACTTATatatttcaaatgctttttataATATTGAGAGCAACTAGCTAAGGATCCCTGTTTAGGTGTTTGTGTACTAGACCTTTCTGTGTCTCCTTTAAAAATGGCCATAGTGTAAAATTGGTTGCTGAAATTTTTCCAGAGTCTTACATGGCCTTTCTCTGCCTTGAGGATTAGGCCGTAGTCTGTAGCATAATTTCAAATATGATTGATTAACTGCTATATTCCACTCTTACTTCTGTGGCATCATGAATCCTGTCGTAATTCAAGAGAAAAGTTCCTAGCTGTTTCTCTTTTGGAGAACTCAGACAGGTAATGCTCTCTAAAAAAACATAGTGAATCTGGTAGGATTCAACATAAGTAACTGCATTGAGAATAAAACTGCATCTCTAAAATGGCAAATTTGCTAATAACTTCTAGTTTCAGATTTGTTAAAATTCTTTGCGGTTGATCAGTGATGGCTGCtttcatgcttttttctttgcacATCTTAAAAATGCCTCAAGCTGAAGTCTAAATTGTTAGAATTGTAATACACATATTTCAATCTTTCAGCTTGCTACATGGCTTCAATTCAGAAGGCATCCATTTTTCATAGATACTCCTAGAAGAATGAAAGATGCTGTATTTTTTCACCGAAGTTTTACCCAAGCCAGAGTGAGTGCAGTGGGACAAGCTCCTCATAAAAGCAACGAACAGAATACAGCGGGTATCCTTGGactcaaaataaaatgttagaTGTGGTTTTATCGCACACAGTAGGCAAGAAGCTGCTGCTCAGTCCTTTAAAAGCGGCAGATTCTTTCAGATCTGAAGCGAGGTGCTGGACTGCCTCATGACTCTGTTTTTCTATATATATCCAAAACATGGATTGATGATAATTGAAATCTGTGTTCTTCAATGATGGACTTCACCTCAGTATATTCATGTACAATACTCAACAGTACAACCCATAATGGGTCTGGACAACAAAAAGAAAGTTGTAGTAGTTCCTTTTTTGGTATCAAccatttgtgtgtttgttttaaagtgTATTTAAACACTTATTTTTGATTTGAGATGGCCTGTCTCTCATCCTTCTGGTAACTACCAGCACTCCAAGCTTGTTAGCAATCTGCTCCTTTTAGAGAGCCCCAGTGAGTGtttctcagaaaacaaaagaatttaCCTTGTGGGCTTGATATCATTTACATTATTATCTTTACCCTCTCCTCCACTGcaggaactggaaaaaaaacttccagTGGGCCAGGGCTCATAAACACAGACAGAAAGGTTAGGTTTTTTGTTAACTAAATTCAAGTGATTATTTTTTAAGGTAACTCCTTCACTGTTAATGCAGGAAAAAGTTTTAGCACAGATCATAGCTTTCAGTGAGATTTGGAGCAATGCATGCAAATTAGCAAAACCTCCTCTAAGAAAAACTATTTATACACAATATTGAATCATTACGATTGGAAAAGATGCCCTGGGTCCAGCTAGCAGCCCCATTAACATCCCATTGATTTTGTAAAACTAATTGATTCAGAAGCATGTATAGAAACAGGCATCCTGAAGCATTGACTTCAAAAACTGAATTGCACATTTATTTCACAATTTAATAATTCAGTAATTCTAGTGCCACTTCACTTCATGCAGTGAAGTGAACCAAATGATGAATTAGGTTCACTAAGAATATGGTTGGACTGATACAGAAGGAACAAGTGCAGAAGATATGTGTCACACTTCCTTAATGCTTTTGTTTTACTGGAGAGGAATAGAGTATAAGCTATTCCTACTATTCCTAGAGCTACAAGTCATTTCAGTCTGTTATGGCAATGGGCTGCAGAAGTTCAAGTGCCACAACCAGCCATatcaatttttctttattctaaCTGCTTCAGTATCAGGTGTAGATCTGACTTacagcaggctctggcacaAAGACTGGCAGTAGCCACAGTTTCAGCTAGCATGTGCTGCTTGACAGGACACATGTAATTTACAGGGCTTTGTAAAAAGGTGCTAAAAGCAATCTGTCCTTTCTGTCCTTTTGGGACCCACAGTAAGCCATAGCCTGGTTTGTGGTGCTAGGCTTGCATGGACAGATAGTGTGGAAGCCACTGTTACTCCTGTTGGGTAACTCAATCTTCAGAAGCTTTTTAGAAAGTAAGAATTGTCTAGAGCAGTTTCAGAGAATACCTCTGATAATACATGATAACCTGTACTATCACCTGTACTATCACTATCACAGTAGCTATTACTTTCTATTCcattggttttatttcttttagctGTGATGGGTGATGAtcttaaaaaaatgttcagaaaaaGGTGTGATGTTTTTTAAAGATGCAAAACTGAGGTCAGGACAATGGTCTGGGGAACTTCCTTCCATATAATGAACTTGTATAGAAGAGTTGGCTTTATTTTGAAATCAGAGGCCTTTTCAAAAATGTAACTGATGTACTTACAAATTGAAACCTTTCCCAAAGCGTAACAGAAATTCTCAGATGTAATTCATTGAATAGCTTAATTTATTAAACACATTATGTAAAATCTACATTGTTTCAGCTTTCATGTTTACACACaagagggttttttatttttaaccatgATGCGACAAGAGCTTCCCATAGCCTACCTTTCTATGGGAGATACAAACATTAAACACTACAAGAAGTTCTGGCTCATTTAACTCTCTTTTCATTGCCTTCCCTTTATTCCCCCCCCCCACGCCTGGCACAAACAAACCGGCTTGTATTCCAAAAGTagtttttaaacatttccaaGGGAAAGTCTGCTGATACAATACTCCTGGAAAGAGGGAGAACTCCTAGAGAGATTCTACGGTTCTTACATGAAAGGTCAATCTTTTTTGCATACTGACTTGCAAAAATAACTTGAGTGCCACCACCTAAAAAGTGCTGATACACATGGCGCCATTTGTGAGAATTCAGGTATTTGTGGGATTTCTATTAGCGCTAGGTAGAGGTATTGTGCAAAATCGTCAAATGATGCAATTTCACCCCACTTTTTAGCTGCTGGCACTgtacaaagggaaaaacaggTATTAGCTACTTCTTAAAGCAACAGAACTACTCAAGCTACCTGCAAACTACGGTTAATGTACATGTAACTTTGTCATGCATCAAAATCCAAGTTTTTAAAACAGTATGTGAAAGGCCAGTATGGACATATTTATCCCCAAAGTTTGATAGTTAACTTATCCATACATAGCATTATCACACCATACCACATATCATATTATCTGCATTATCCTAAGATACAACTCTCCTCAGTACTTAAAACATTACCCTTTAATATACATCAACTAGTTTATATTTTTGTGAGTTTTTGTtgatttgttggtttttttggttttttttaattgtttcagATATGATGTTAAAATTATATAACCATTTTTAATGGTATTCAAATAAATCAAGATTCCAGattttcacatgaaaaatgGAATGTCCAGCTGTTCGTCTACTCTTAACAGCCTGCAGTTCCTCTTAAAATGATATGGCACATCCTGTGAAATGAAACTATCCACCAAAAAATAAGTCTTcttgaaacacacacacactaaaGTAATTTATATTGACAAAAAAGGAATGTATTTTTTAAGGCTGTGCTTCAGAAAAAGGATATTTAGGGTTAAGTAGCCTTCATCAAGGCACAGAATGGGAAGAGTTAAGCACAGCTGTTTGTGGAAGAGAAGTTACATAAAACCACTAGTGAGGTGTGCATGCACGCCACAATTTTAAACCGCACAGCTGGTCTTTGTCATTAAACTGAACATGGTCAGAAGGAAGTGCTGTGACTTTTTAATGGCCACAGTtttactttattaaaaatatggcAAGTATTTCCAAACAATTCACTATttgaataaatgaaatatttaaaacaaagtgCTTCACAGATCTGAACCCTGCAGGTTGTGCTGTCTGGTCTAGAAGCATTTTGTAGACATCAGGAGCATTTCacataaaactgaaaatgtcATTCAGGTGAAGAAGAAACAGGAGATTTCCACAAACATTGCTAACATTTTACACTTTCAAGTAGATGAGTTCTCTCGGTCACTAGGTTTTGTAACAAATGTGTGCTACAGCAGTACAGGTTCATGAATTCCTTTAGCAGCAGAAGCCCTTTTCAAAGGGCACGTGGTCTTTTCGGGTTGATCTGTTTACTGGCCTGTTCCTCTTCTTGTAGAGCTGCCCGGAAAGATTTCACTTTgtctttaaggaaaaaacagaaggaTGAGAACTGATGTGCTTGTGCTCAATAGATCATGAAACTAAGCCCTGATCCTCCACATTCCAGCTCTAACAAACAACAAAGAACATTCCTCCACAAAAATAGCTGACACTACAACCTGCATGGGGACTGAGCTAAGGCTGCATTCAAAACCACACAAACAAGCTGCTTAGCAACTTAGTGTCTTCTTGGATACTACCGCTGTCTCTAGACAGGATAGGTTTGTAAACTGCACAATTGTATTCCCAGGATGGGAACTGTTCATACTTCCATTCTCCTTCTATCTTAGAGAGTCCAGGGAGATATACATTACCTATATCCTGTTGCTTTCCAGCACTTTCCAAACCACTTTtaggaaaatataaaatcatATTTAGAGGACAGTCTGCCATTTCTAGTTCATTCTAAAACCCAGAATAGTAAATTCTAGTCCCCTCTGTTTTCttataaatgtgaaaaacatttGTGAATAAGTTTTAGAACTTACTCACTGTAAATAGTTAAATGCACTGTTCACTGGTGTCATTGTAATTCAGTAAAAGTGGGAGAACCTAAGGAAGGAAGTCTGTCATCCTCGTTTTTCTATTCCTGTCCCTTCCATTCTCCAGTAATACACCCAAGAATgtaaagaaggaaacaaaaatgatgGCAAAAATATGTCAGTTGCACAGTGACAGAAGTAAAGGCTGAACAATTCAGTGACCATTACATGCCATGAGAACAACACAGACAATACCAAGACAGCATTTTTGACTTTAAACACGTTTCCTCCTGTAAAACTACAGTTATATTAAGCTGGCTGTAAGGTGTGAGATCTCTTAGCATTTTACCTCCAGTAGGCTTTTCAAAAACCTGTCTGCTAAGTTTTTGAAGAACAGGTAGTAAtctaaactgcattttttcattGCTGGTATCTCAAATTGTCATCTTCTGAACAGAAAGCCATCATCCgtaaaaaacaaaaggaaactcCAAATCCAACACTAGCAAAAGTGTAACTAGCTTGCTCAGGAGGCAAGCAGGCCACATCTGATCTGCTTCTTGTATTCCAATCAGATACTAGGACTGAGTAAAAAGTAAGATTTTAGCTTACGGTTTTTTAACACAGATCAAGGAAACTGTTCAATCaccccccccaaaccacccTTGAGCTTTTGCCAGTATAGCAGTATGTCTCCTGGAGTCTGAACAGttaacaaaaaatgaaaaggaaaattaatctcTGGGATATAACCAACTGTCAAACTGATTTTAGAAGACAAGTGGAAGAGTTAATTTTGGGCACTAAGAATTAGCTGCAGTTTGTTTTTCAACAAATATAGACTGACAAAATTCAAACAAAGGctgttgaaaaaaaaccctaataaCTAAAATACTCAGAGCTTGATGGTGCTCTTAAGCACAGTCTTAAAAATCACAACTGGCTCCCTGCTATACTAGATAAGAGCAGGTACTGGGAGTTCCTACTACTTTTTCCTCATTGCATGGCCTTCTATTCTTTTTCATACAGTTGGTTTGGATATTCTTTCTTtagtgttttggaaaaaaaagaaaagttgcaAGACTGAGTTTTTACTTCCTGGAGGTAAAGCATAGACTCCTCCTTTACATTAGGATGAACTGATCATAGATCTGAACTTGTTCTTAGACTGCAGAATAAATGCTCCTTTCACTGAAGGCCAGcataagcagagaaaaaagacCCTAGAATATAACcacttttttttgtctttatttttactgcaaGTCTCCATGGCATATGCTAATAATGTGCAGAGAATTGATTTAAAGCAACTTACCTCTAAGTTCAGTCAGAATATCAATTTTTTGCTCTAGAATTGCTTCAAGTTGGGTAGCGTAAGAATCCACATCATAGTCTACTTCTTCTGTCATCTCAAGAAGTAGTTTTTCAACTTCCAGCCATCTAATGGATTCCTagataaaagtttaaaaatacaacaaaatatATCAGCAACGTGTCAAAGAGCTAATTAAGACTTTTTCACACAATGATAAGACATTGTACTGCCTAGTCACCTCAATAAA belongs to Haemorhous mexicanus isolate bHaeMex1 chromosome Z, bHaeMex1.pri, whole genome shotgun sequence and includes:
- the DIMT1 gene encoding probable dimethyladenosine transferase, with the protein product MPKARAGKRPERREGRAGGILFNTGAGQHILKNPLVVNSIIDKAALRRTDVILEVGPGTGNLTVKMLEKVKKVIACEIDPRLVGELQKRVQGTCLANKLEIKVGDILKTDLPFFDACVANLPYQISSPFVFKLLLHRPFFRCAILMFQREFALRLVAKPGSKLYCRLSINTQLLARVDHLMKVGKNNFKPPPKVESSVVRIEPKNPPPPINFQEWDGLVRIAFVRKNKTLSAAFKSSAVVQLLDHNYRVHCSLHNTEIPENFKIAEKIQTVLKDTGYSEKRARSMDIDDFIRLLHGFNSEGIHFS